In the genome of Puniceibacterium sp. IMCC21224, one region contains:
- a CDS encoding DMT family transporter has product MLQTQSAKLTAAGLCAAVTILFWAGSFPAITLGLTGFDPLPLAAFRFLIASVALFGLVLFRNGGPTLPTVRDAAWFLFCGALGIAIYNCLLNTGQKTVSPAAASFLIACQPVFAAIVAIVFFRQRFGRAGWIGTGISLGGAAIIATGQPGGMDLGAGAPLILMASVCSGAFFAFQRPLIARYGPLVSSFWTLLAGAVLLSPWAVWGLDQFGTAPPSALMALAFLGLFPGALAYVTWMVAIDGFGAPKAANLLFFMAPVASLLSIPLVGMWPNWTTILGGAFAIVGVSIVHKSR; this is encoded by the coding sequence ATGTTGCAAACACAATCAGCCAAGCTGACTGCCGCCGGACTTTGTGCCGCTGTCACCATCCTGTTCTGGGCGGGGTCTTTTCCCGCCATCACTTTGGGCCTGACCGGGTTCGACCCGCTACCTCTTGCAGCCTTCCGGTTTCTGATCGCATCAGTCGCGCTGTTCGGACTCGTGCTGTTCCGGAACGGCGGGCCGACGCTCCCAACGGTCCGGGATGCGGCATGGTTTCTGTTCTGTGGCGCTCTTGGGATCGCAATCTACAATTGCCTGCTGAATACCGGCCAGAAGACCGTCAGCCCGGCTGCCGCGAGCTTTCTGATCGCCTGTCAGCCCGTCTTTGCCGCTATCGTGGCAATCGTTTTTTTTCGCCAGCGGTTCGGGCGCGCCGGTTGGATCGGAACCGGCATCTCTCTTGGAGGGGCTGCGATCATTGCCACGGGTCAACCAGGCGGGATGGACCTTGGCGCCGGTGCGCCACTCATACTGATGGCGTCGGTCTGTTCCGGTGCGTTCTTTGCGTTTCAGAGGCCGCTTATCGCGCGATATGGTCCGCTGGTCAGCAGTTTCTGGACCTTGCTTGCAGGGGCGGTCCTGTTGTCACCATGGGCGGTCTGGGGCTTGGATCAGTTTGGCACTGCTCCCCCTTCCGCCCTGATGGCGCTGGCTTTTCTCGGGCTCTTTCCCGGCGCGCTCGCCTATGTCACATGGATGGTCGCGATTGACGGGTTCGGCGCTCCAAAGGCCGCAAACCTCTTGTTTTTCATGGCCCCTGTCGCCAGCCTTCTGTCGATCCCACTTGTTGGTATGTGGCCAAACTGGACGACTATCCTAGGTGGCGCGTTCGCAATCGTCGGCGTCTCGATTGTCCACAAATCCCGTTGA
- a CDS encoding LysR substrate-binding domain-containing protein gives MDSVAYAAKKGSSVRMTHSISSLPPTETLLAFQAARNGGSFAQAARALNVNHATVLRRVQTLEAWLGTRVFERSGRGVVLTPAGQRFSADLDQAVETLERSADRWKPATGPTLIRLSVLPSFARLWLMPRLPDLIGKPQRYRIELSLSHQPVALGDGQTDVAIRYGKGDWDGLTAIPLRRETLCPVASAGLSGAAEKMTPQAIAALPLVHDSDTSLWQHWFAQHGFRYRMKASDMRFEDYDLALEAMRRGIGALLRREHNEEQVCEPDVLRLNESSAENPRRHFVVVSAHEQRVSVQRFVECLCAHDV, from the coding sequence GTGGATTCTGTTGCATATGCTGCAAAGAAAGGCTCTTCTGTGCGCATGACGCACAGCATTTCCTCCCTTCCTCCAACTGAAACCTTGCTGGCCTTCCAGGCCGCGCGTAATGGCGGATCGTTCGCACAGGCGGCGCGCGCACTGAACGTCAATCACGCGACTGTCTTGCGGCGGGTGCAGACACTCGAAGCCTGGCTCGGCACGCGCGTCTTCGAGCGCAGTGGTCGCGGCGTAGTGCTGACGCCCGCCGGTCAGCGGTTTTCGGCGGACCTCGATCAAGCCGTCGAAACCTTGGAGCGCAGCGCGGATCGGTGGAAGCCCGCTACCGGTCCGACGCTCATCCGGCTCAGCGTCCTGCCGTCTTTCGCCCGTCTTTGGCTGATGCCGCGTCTGCCCGATCTGATCGGCAAACCGCAACGCTACCGGATCGAGTTGTCTCTTTCGCATCAGCCTGTCGCACTAGGCGATGGCCAAACCGATGTCGCCATTCGCTATGGCAAAGGCGATTGGGACGGGCTGACCGCCATTCCATTGCGCCGCGAGACATTGTGCCCGGTTGCATCCGCCGGGTTGAGTGGCGCGGCGGAAAAGATGACACCGCAGGCGATTGCCGCTTTGCCGCTGGTCCACGATTCCGACACATCGCTCTGGCAGCACTGGTTTGCGCAACACGGCTTTAGATACCGGATGAAGGCGTCTGACATGCGGTTCGAGGACTACGACCTTGCTTTGGAGGCGATGCGGCGGGGCATCGGGGCCTTGTTGCGGCGCGAACATAACGAAGAGCAAGTGTGCGAGCCGGATGTGTTGCGGCTCAACGAAAGCAGCGCTGAAAATCCGCGGCGCCATTTCGTCGTTGTCTCAGCGCACGAGCAGCGCGTTTCTGTTCAAAGATTTGTGGAGTGTCTATGTGCGCACGACGTGTAA
- a CDS encoding TetR/AcrR family transcriptional regulator, giving the protein MDVRTKRTRLSRDQRRRQLLDSAKAMVGAHGADALTLVSLAESAGVSRPVVYDQFQTRSGLFIALYEEIAERQFGMLRDRLAKADPNFRSVAEAASTAYMRCYATVGPEAFAIVAALQGDEDMEHFASNLLRRYVDAYAKAFRPYVEAPMDVLTIRCTAIVGAAEALSGVMLRNEIEEREAVSTLFSLITSWFGHECETTRLRS; this is encoded by the coding sequence ATGGATGTCAGAACGAAGCGAACACGCCTGAGTCGAGATCAACGAAGGCGGCAACTTCTTGATTCAGCGAAAGCCATGGTCGGCGCGCACGGCGCAGACGCGCTGACACTTGTGTCACTCGCCGAGTCGGCTGGAGTCAGCCGACCGGTCGTGTACGACCAGTTTCAGACAAGATCGGGCTTGTTCATCGCGCTTTACGAAGAGATAGCCGAACGGCAATTCGGCATGCTCCGAGACCGCTTGGCAAAAGCCGACCCTAACTTTCGGTCTGTCGCCGAAGCAGCCAGTACAGCGTACATGCGGTGTTACGCGACAGTAGGGCCGGAAGCATTCGCCATCGTCGCTGCGCTTCAGGGGGACGAGGACATGGAACATTTTGCTAGCAATCTGCTGCGCCGCTATGTCGACGCGTATGCAAAAGCCTTTCGCCCCTACGTCGAAGCTCCTATGGATGTGCTTACAATTCGTTGTACGGCTATTGTGGGCGCGGCAGAAGCCCTTTCTGGCGTGATGCTGCGAAACGAAATCGAAGAGCGGGAAGCCGTATCAACTCTGTTTTCCCTGATTACAAGTTGGTTCGGTCATGAGTGTGAAACGACCCGACTGCGATCTTGA
- a CDS encoding putative glycolipid-binding domain-containing protein has translation MHTVLWRRLDQQGHDACRIAATAQGWTIEGTAVFEQNGAVANLAYRLFCDRAWRSRSASVSGWIGDRPFNLILEHERTGDWRINGEIDAAMQGLSDVDLGFTPASNTNAIRRMDLSEGSDADCVAVWLDTEDWTVKRLPQSYHRTGPQTYAYASPQHDYRATLVTDGFGAITDYPGLWAMCRH, from the coding sequence ATGCACACCGTATTGTGGCGCCGATTAGATCAACAAGGGCACGATGCTTGTCGGATTGCTGCGACCGCGCAGGGTTGGACGATCGAAGGCACTGCTGTTTTCGAACAAAACGGAGCTGTCGCCAATCTGGCGTATCGCTTGTTCTGCGACCGCGCGTGGCGGAGTCGCAGTGCATCTGTATCGGGATGGATCGGTGATCGTCCTTTCAATCTGATCCTGGAACACGAGAGGACAGGGGATTGGCGAATAAATGGCGAAATCGACGCTGCTATGCAGGGGTTAAGTGACGTCGACCTCGGTTTCACGCCCGCCAGTAATACCAATGCGATCAGACGAATGGATCTCTCTGAGGGCTCCGACGCGGACTGCGTAGCGGTGTGGCTTGACACCGAAGATTGGACGGTAAAACGGCTGCCACAAAGCTACCATCGGACTGGCCCGCAAACCTATGCGTATGCCTCACCGCAGCACGATTACCGCGCGACGCTCGTCACGGACGGTTTTGGTGCGATAACCGATTATCCCGGACTTTGGGCCATGTGCCGACACTGA